From Chelatococcus sp. YT9, a single genomic window includes:
- a CDS encoding enoyl-CoA hydratase-related protein gives MSAVLLERPSTSVALLRLNRPEVRNAIDDGVRSLLVEHLAALDADPEIRAVIMTGGEKVFAAGADIKAMSVMNAADMAASPGAAAYSAIRAFRKPVIAAVCGFALGGGCELAMHADIIIAGEGAKFGQPEIKVGIMPGAGGTQRLPRAVGKFKAMKLLLTGDFISAREADALGLVSEVVPDAEVLPRALAVASAIAALPPIAAREIKRAVLDGADLPLGEGLALEREAFVQLFDTKDQKEGMNAFLEKRPAAFKGE, from the coding sequence ATGTCCGCTGTCCTTTTGGAACGCCCGTCCACGTCCGTCGCGTTGCTGCGGCTCAACCGTCCAGAAGTTCGAAATGCCATCGATGACGGCGTGAGGTCTCTCCTCGTGGAGCATCTGGCGGCGCTCGATGCTGATCCGGAAATTCGCGCTGTGATCATGACCGGCGGTGAGAAGGTGTTCGCAGCCGGAGCGGACATCAAGGCGATGTCCGTCATGAATGCCGCAGACATGGCGGCAAGCCCGGGTGCCGCCGCCTATTCCGCGATCAGGGCTTTCCGGAAGCCCGTCATCGCGGCTGTCTGCGGCTTCGCCCTTGGTGGCGGCTGCGAACTCGCGATGCATGCGGACATCATCATTGCAGGGGAGGGAGCGAAGTTCGGCCAGCCAGAGATCAAGGTCGGGATCATGCCGGGTGCCGGCGGCACGCAGCGCCTGCCCAGGGCAGTGGGCAAGTTCAAGGCGATGAAGTTACTGCTCACTGGGGATTTCATCTCAGCCCGCGAGGCTGATGCGTTGGGCCTGGTTTCGGAAGTGGTCCCGGACGCTGAGGTGCTTCCTAGGGCCCTTGCCGTCGCTTCCGCCATAGCTGCCCTGCCTCCGATCGCGGCGCGGGAAATCAAGCGAGCGGTTCTCGATGGCGCGGATCTTCCTCTCGGTGAAGGACTCGCGCTTGAGCGCGAGGCCTTCGTCCAGCTCTTCGATACGAAGGACCAGAAGGAGGGTATGAACGCCTTCCTTGAAAAGCGTCCCGCGGCTTTCAAGGGTGAGTGA
- the nspC gene encoding carboxynorspermidine decarboxylase, translating to MIQTPYYLIDKSRLLRNLRIIEEVRERSGAKALLALKCFATWSVFDLMRDYMDGTTSSSLYEVRLGRETFGGETHAYSVAFGDDEIDEVVTHADKIIFNSVSQLTRYADRAVGLQRGLRLNPQVSSSDFDLADPARPFSRLGEWDVARIEGVMDRITGFMIHNNCENGDFALFDRMLATIEERFGSLLARISWVSLGGGIHFTGEGYPIEAFSARLKSFAERYGVQVYLEPGEAAITKSTTLEVTVLDTLNNGKDLAIVDSSIEAHMLDLLIYRQSAKLEPNTGPHSYMVCGKSCLAGDIFGEYRFEAPLKVGDRISLQDAAGYTMVKKNWFNGVRMPSIALRELNGDIRLVKQFSFEDYRASLS from the coding sequence ATGATTCAAACACCGTACTATCTCATCGACAAGTCCAGGCTCCTGCGCAACCTGCGCATTATCGAGGAGGTACGGGAGCGTTCCGGGGCCAAGGCGCTGCTCGCCCTGAAGTGCTTTGCGACGTGGTCGGTGTTCGATCTCATGCGCGACTACATGGATGGCACGACGTCCTCGTCGCTCTATGAGGTGCGCCTCGGCCGCGAGACGTTCGGCGGTGAAACGCACGCCTATAGCGTGGCCTTTGGGGACGACGAGATCGACGAGGTCGTCACGCACGCCGACAAGATCATCTTCAATTCCGTCAGTCAGCTCACCCGCTACGCGGACAGGGCCGTCGGCCTGCAACGCGGCTTGCGGCTCAACCCGCAGGTCAGCTCGTCGGACTTCGATCTCGCGGACCCGGCCCGGCCGTTCAGCCGTCTCGGCGAATGGGATGTCGCCCGCATCGAAGGCGTCATGGACCGCATCACCGGCTTCATGATCCACAACAACTGCGAGAACGGCGACTTCGCCTTGTTCGATCGCATGCTCGCGACAATCGAGGAGCGCTTCGGCTCTCTCCTCGCGCGGATCTCCTGGGTCAGCCTCGGCGGTGGCATTCACTTCACCGGCGAGGGTTACCCCATCGAGGCCTTCTCCGCGCGCCTGAAAAGTTTTGCGGAGCGCTATGGCGTGCAGGTCTATCTGGAGCCAGGCGAGGCCGCGATCACAAAAAGCACGACCCTCGAAGTGACGGTGCTCGACACGCTCAACAACGGCAAGGATCTCGCTATCGTCGACAGTTCGATCGAGGCGCATATGCTCGATCTCTTGATCTACCGCCAAAGCGCCAAGCTGGAGCCGAACACCGGCCCTCACAGCTATATGGTCTGCGGTAAGTCATGTCTCGCCGGCGACATCTTCGGTGAGTACCGGTTCGAGGCTCCGCTCAAGGTGGGTGACCGGATCTCTCTCCAGGACGCGGCCGGTTACACCATGGTGAAGAAAAACTGGTTCAACGGCGTCCGCATGCCGTCCATCGCCCTGCGCGAACTCAACGGCGATATCCGCCTGGTCAAGCAATTCTCGTTTGAAGACTACAGAGCGAGCCTCTCCTGA
- a CDS encoding saccharopine dehydrogenase family protein: MKRNILIIGAGGVAQVVAHKCAQHNDVLGDIHIASRTVEKCAAIVQSVHEKKAMKRPGVLEAHALDALDVEATKALIAKTKSQIVLNVGSAFINMSVLQACIETGAAYIDTAIHEDPLKICETPPWYGNYEWKRREACAKAGVTAVLGAGFDPGVVNAYAALARDEYFDRMDSIDIIDINAGEHGRYFATNFDPEINFREFTGQVWSWQNRQWTSNKMFEVRKDWDLPVVGTRTSYLTGHDEIHSLSKNLDVPHIRFWMGFGERYVTVFTVLKNLGLLSEQPIKTAEGLEVVPLKVVKAVLPDPSSLAPDYTGKTCIGDLVKGVKDGREREVFIYNVADHEEAYAEVGSQGISYTAGVPPVAAAMLIARGDWDVKTMANVEELPPRPFLDLLNHMGLPTRIRDEDGDRALDFSDDAEEPVAARRVASGRR, from the coding sequence ATGAAACGCAACATCCTCATCATCGGCGCCGGCGGCGTTGCTCAGGTCGTCGCGCATAAATGCGCCCAGCACAATGACGTCCTGGGCGACATCCATATCGCGTCGCGCACAGTCGAGAAATGTGCCGCCATCGTGCAATCCGTCCATGAGAAGAAGGCCATGAAGCGGCCGGGCGTTCTGGAAGCGCATGCGCTCGATGCGCTCGACGTCGAGGCCACCAAGGCCCTCATCGCGAAGACGAAGAGCCAGATCGTGCTGAACGTGGGCTCGGCCTTCATCAACATGTCGGTGCTTCAGGCCTGTATCGAGACCGGCGCCGCTTATATCGACACCGCCATTCACGAGGACCCGCTGAAGATCTGCGAGACGCCGCCGTGGTATGGCAACTACGAGTGGAAGCGCCGCGAGGCCTGCGCCAAAGCCGGCGTCACCGCCGTGCTCGGCGCCGGCTTCGACCCGGGCGTCGTCAATGCTTATGCCGCGCTGGCCCGCGACGAGTATTTCGATCGCATGGATTCGATCGACATCATCGACATCAATGCTGGCGAGCACGGCCGTTACTTCGCCACGAACTTCGATCCGGAGATCAACTTCCGCGAGTTCACCGGCCAGGTTTGGTCGTGGCAGAACCGGCAGTGGACCTCCAACAAAATGTTCGAAGTCCGCAAGGACTGGGATCTACCGGTGGTCGGGACACGCACCTCCTACCTCACCGGCCATGACGAGATCCATTCGCTGTCGAAAAACCTCGACGTGCCGCATATCCGCTTCTGGATGGGGTTCGGCGAGCGCTATGTCACCGTCTTCACCGTGCTGAAGAACCTCGGCCTTTTGTCTGAGCAGCCCATCAAGACGGCGGAGGGTCTTGAGGTGGTTCCCCTGAAAGTAGTCAAGGCCGTGCTGCCGGACCCGTCATCGCTGGCGCCCGACTACACCGGCAAGACCTGCATCGGCGATCTCGTGAAAGGGGTGAAGGACGGCCGCGAGCGGGAGGTCTTCATCTACAATGTCGCTGATCACGAAGAAGCTTACGCGGAAGTCGGAAGCCAGGGCATTTCCTACACCGCCGGCGTGCCGCCGGTCGCGGCCGCTATGCTGATCGCCCGCGGCGACTGGGACGTGAAGACCATGGCCAATGTCGAGGAACTGCCGCCACGGCCCTTCCTCGACCTCCTGAATCACATGGGCCTGCCGACGCGCATCCGTGACGAGGACGGCGACCGCGCGCTCGACTTCTCGGACGATGCGGAAGAGCCTGTGGCGGCGAGGCGGGTGGCCTCCGGCCGTCGCTGA
- a CDS encoding ABC transporter ATP-binding protein, giving the protein MSALVTRDLAVHYGPITAISKLSISVAAGEIACLVGSNGAGKSSSLKGIMGLENASGGVLLDGVAVENLPTSGRVQRGIALVPEGRHVFPHMTVQDNLLAGYRGRHAVAVSTRMADIMSIFPRLEERLDQLAGTMSGGEQQMLAIGRALMSEPKVLLLDEPTLGLSPAMVDRVAETLATLRTKGLAILLAEQNLNMALSVADHGYVLEMGQPTLSASAAILRSDPRVREAYLGAE; this is encoded by the coding sequence ATGAGTGCTCTCGTCACCCGAGATCTCGCGGTTCATTACGGGCCGATCACGGCCATCAGCAAGCTAAGCATCAGCGTCGCAGCCGGCGAGATAGCCTGCCTCGTCGGCTCGAACGGCGCGGGCAAGTCTTCCAGCCTCAAGGGCATCATGGGACTGGAAAACGCATCCGGCGGCGTTCTTTTGGATGGTGTTGCGGTGGAAAACCTGCCGACTTCCGGCCGGGTGCAGCGGGGCATCGCGTTGGTGCCGGAGGGGCGCCACGTCTTCCCGCATATGACCGTGCAGGATAATCTGCTTGCCGGTTACCGCGGCCGGCACGCCGTTGCGGTGTCCACGCGTATGGCGGATATCATGTCGATCTTTCCCCGTCTCGAAGAGCGTCTGGACCAGCTCGCCGGCACCATGTCAGGCGGTGAGCAGCAAATGCTCGCGATCGGACGGGCGCTGATGTCGGAACCGAAGGTGCTCCTGCTGGATGAGCCAACCCTCGGGCTCTCCCCGGCAATGGTGGATCGCGTCGCGGAGACGCTGGCCACGTTACGAACGAAAGGTCTCGCGATCCTGCTTGCCGAGCAAAACTTGAACATGGCTCTGTCCGTCGCCGACCACGGCTATGTGCTGGAGATGGGGCAGCCGACCCTGTCAGCCTCTGCCGCGATCTTGCGCTCCGACCCCCGGGTGCGCGAGGCCTATCTCGGAGCCGAATGA
- a CDS encoding PTS sugar transporter subunit IIA gives MDFLNTDDIALELDVRGKSAALDALAATLSQRTGLAKDRLLTALNARERLGSTAINHGVAIPHAHLDDLVKPAAAFARLAVPVDFGAQDGGLVDVVFAFIWPTHCKDGFLQNLAPMCRLLRQPELLAQLRHATSAEEISQCLSAAHEQSPLPRPGARSLGHLRA, from the coding sequence ATGGATTTCCTGAATACGGACGATATCGCGCTTGAGTTGGATGTCCGCGGCAAATCCGCGGCTCTCGATGCGCTTGCGGCCACCCTCAGCCAGCGAACGGGCTTGGCCAAGGACCGGCTCCTGACGGCGCTCAACGCGCGCGAACGTCTCGGTTCCACAGCCATCAACCACGGCGTCGCCATTCCCCACGCTCACCTGGATGACCTCGTAAAGCCGGCCGCAGCCTTCGCCAGATTGGCGGTGCCGGTTGATTTCGGTGCGCAGGACGGTGGACTCGTGGATGTCGTCTTCGCTTTCATCTGGCCGACGCATTGCAAGGATGGCTTTCTTCAGAATCTCGCCCCGATGTGCCGCCTGCTGCGCCAGCCTGAGCTGCTTGCCCAGCTGCGCCACGCGACAAGCGCTGAGGAAATCAGCCAGTGCCTCAGTGCGGCTCATGAGCAGAGCCCTCTGCCGCGCCCAGGAGCTCGCAGCCTCGGCCATCTCCGCGCCTGA
- the pcaF gene encoding 3-oxoadipyl-CoA thiolase yields the protein MSDAFICDYVRTPIGRFGGSLSSVRADDLAAVPLKALVARNPDIDWEEVDDVIFGCANQAGEDNRNVARMALLLAGLPLAVPGSTVNRLCGSGMNAVINAARAIKAGEADLIIAGGVESMSRAPFVMPKAETAFSRQAEIHDTTIGWRFINPVMKAQYGVDSMPETGENVAADFHISRADQDAFALRSQQRAVAAQENGRLAREIVPVSIPQRKGEPVLVAKDEHPRGDTTLEKLAKLPTPFRKEGGTVTAGNASGVNDGAAALIIASEAAVKRYGLKPLARVVGGAAAGVAPRIMGIGPVPATNRLCARLGLSPNDFDIVELNEAFASQGIAVLRELGLKEDAAHINPNGGAIALGHPLGMSGARITGTAALELSLRGAKRALATMCIGVGQGIAIALEAV from the coding sequence ATGTCGGACGCGTTTATTTGCGACTATGTACGCACGCCTATCGGTCGCTTCGGCGGCTCTCTCTCCAGCGTTCGCGCCGATGACCTCGCCGCTGTCCCGCTGAAGGCTTTGGTGGCCCGCAACCCTGACATCGACTGGGAGGAGGTGGATGACGTCATCTTCGGCTGTGCCAACCAGGCCGGCGAGGACAACCGCAACGTGGCGCGCATGGCCCTGTTGCTCGCCGGCTTGCCGCTGGCAGTCCCGGGCAGCACAGTGAACCGGCTCTGCGGCTCAGGCATGAACGCGGTGATCAATGCCGCGCGCGCGATCAAAGCCGGGGAGGCCGACTTGATCATTGCCGGCGGCGTGGAATCCATGTCCCGCGCTCCCTTCGTGATGCCGAAGGCGGAAACGGCCTTTTCCCGACAGGCGGAAATCCACGACACCACGATCGGTTGGCGCTTCATCAACCCGGTGATGAAGGCGCAATACGGCGTCGATTCCATGCCCGAGACGGGAGAGAACGTCGCGGCCGATTTCCACATCAGCCGGGCCGATCAGGATGCCTTCGCGCTGCGTTCGCAACAGCGCGCCGTGGCCGCCCAGGAGAATGGCCGGCTGGCCCGGGAAATCGTTCCCGTCTCTATTCCGCAGCGCAAGGGCGAGCCGGTTCTCGTCGCCAAAGACGAGCATCCCCGCGGCGACACCACCCTGGAGAAGCTCGCCAAATTGCCCACTCCGTTCCGCAAGGAAGGCGGCACGGTCACAGCCGGCAATGCCTCCGGCGTCAACGATGGAGCCGCAGCGCTGATCATCGCGTCGGAAGCCGCCGTGAAGCGTTACGGCCTGAAGCCGCTGGCCCGCGTGGTTGGGGGGGCTGCGGCGGGCGTCGCCCCGCGTATCATGGGCATCGGACCCGTACCGGCGACGAACCGGCTCTGCGCGCGGCTCGGACTCTCGCCCAATGACTTCGATATCGTCGAGCTCAACGAGGCCTTCGCAAGCCAGGGCATCGCTGTCCTGCGTGAGCTTGGACTGAAGGAGGACGCGGCCCACATCAACCCGAATGGCGGCGCGATCGCGCTCGGCCATCCGCTCGGCATGTCGGGCGCGCGCATCACAGGCACGGCGGCGCTGGAACTGAGCCTGCGCGGCGCCAAGCGGGCGCTCGCCACCATGTGCATCGGCGTCGGCCAGGGGATCGCGATCGCGCTCGAGGCCGTCTGA
- a CDS encoding enoyl-CoA hydratase-related protein codes for MSKVLYERRGTVALVTINRPEVHNALDPETLVLLEQTWLRIRDDDAIRVAVITGAGEKAFCAGADLSRLITLFNGGRQPEDAWDERVVADPMVFETALLRDFDVTKPVVAALNGYTIAGGMELALGADLRVASQTARLGMQEVKWGLFPAGGATVRLSRHVSDVRAMELLLTGELIDAQTALGWGLLNSVVPQRDVLTSSLALAEKIASHSPVAVRAIRRSLRDVQGLPARAALAHEKRISADVFLSEDAREGQMAFTEKRAPVFKGR; via the coding sequence ATGTCCAAGGTGCTCTATGAGCGACGCGGCACCGTCGCGCTCGTCACGATCAACCGTCCAGAGGTCCACAACGCCCTGGATCCCGAGACTCTCGTACTGCTGGAACAGACCTGGCTGCGTATTCGCGACGACGATGCCATCCGCGTCGCAGTGATCACGGGCGCCGGCGAGAAGGCCTTCTGTGCGGGCGCTGACTTGAGCCGCCTGATTACGCTATTCAACGGCGGCCGGCAGCCAGAGGACGCCTGGGACGAGCGCGTCGTCGCGGATCCGATGGTTTTTGAAACAGCGTTGCTCCGTGACTTTGACGTCACCAAACCGGTGGTTGCGGCGCTCAACGGCTATACCATCGCTGGCGGCATGGAGCTCGCCCTCGGCGCGGACCTGCGGGTCGCCTCCCAGACGGCCCGGCTCGGCATGCAAGAAGTAAAATGGGGCCTCTTTCCAGCCGGGGGCGCGACAGTCCGACTATCCCGGCACGTGTCGGATGTGCGCGCGATGGAGCTGCTGCTCACCGGCGAACTGATCGATGCGCAAACAGCACTGGGGTGGGGGCTTCTCAACAGTGTCGTGCCGCAGCGTGACGTCCTGACCTCAAGCCTTGCACTGGCGGAAAAGATCGCCAGCCACTCTCCGGTCGCGGTCCGTGCGATCCGCCGCTCACTGCGCGACGTCCAAGGCTTACCTGCGCGCGCGGCGTTGGCCCATGAAAAGCGGATCTCAGCTGATGTCTTCCTCAGCGAGGATGCGCGGGAGGGCCAAATGGCCTTCACTGAAAAACGCGCGCCCGTTTTCAAAGGTCGCTAG
- a CDS encoding class I SAM-dependent methyltransferase, with amino-acid sequence MRNEFHEANRLSWNAATVAHNSHKGDQAAFFRAGGSTLFPEETALLGNLAGLSLLHLQCNSGQDSLSIARLGADVTGVDISDEAIAFARGLAADSGISARFEREDLLTWFARAAAEGRRFDRVFASYGTICWLSDIGAWAEGIAAVLKPGGCFVFVEFHPFAMVFDQQWRPHYQYFNIGPIAESGVGDYVAQSGEGLAPSGYEPGVKDFANPHPSFEFAWGIGEVVSALLKAGLTLDQLAEYPYANGWRGFENMRDLGGGRMVPPDTMPRIPLMYSIVASKN; translated from the coding sequence ATGCGCAACGAATTCCATGAAGCGAACCGCCTGTCCTGGAACGCGGCGACTGTTGCGCATAACAGCCACAAGGGTGATCAGGCGGCCTTTTTCCGTGCCGGCGGCTCGACCTTGTTTCCGGAAGAAACTGCATTGCTCGGCAACTTGGCCGGCCTCAGCCTCCTGCATCTTCAATGCAATTCAGGGCAGGACAGCCTGAGTATCGCGCGGCTCGGCGCCGACGTCACCGGCGTCGATATCTCAGACGAGGCGATCGCCTTCGCCCGCGGGCTCGCGGCGGACAGCGGGATTTCGGCGCGATTCGAGCGTGAGGACCTGTTGACGTGGTTTGCTCGGGCCGCTGCGGAGGGCCGACGGTTCGATCGGGTCTTCGCCTCCTACGGCACGATCTGCTGGTTGTCGGATATCGGCGCTTGGGCGGAGGGTATAGCAGCAGTGCTGAAGCCCGGCGGCTGCTTCGTATTCGTCGAGTTTCACCCCTTTGCAATGGTCTTCGACCAGCAATGGCGACCGCATTACCAGTATTTCAACATCGGGCCTATCGCGGAATCGGGGGTTGGAGACTATGTCGCACAGTCAGGCGAAGGTCTTGCCCCCTCAGGCTACGAACCGGGTGTGAAGGATTTCGCCAATCCGCACCCTTCGTTCGAATTCGCCTGGGGAATCGGAGAGGTCGTCTCGGCTCTTCTGAAGGCCGGGCTCACGCTCGATCAACTCGCCGAATACCCTTATGCCAATGGCTGGCGCGGTTTTGAGAATATGCGTGACCTTGGGGGTGGACGTATGGTGCCACCCGATACGATGCCGCGTATTCCATTGATGTACAGCATCGTCGCAAGCAAAAATTGA
- a CDS encoding 3-hydroxyacyl-CoA dehydrogenase, with translation MAIDPQSPSLTIGIVGAGVMGRGIAQVAAEAGITVLLADARRGAGEEARDFCAGLIRRKVDKGQLTAAEADATIARIQPTNAGPESGYGPFAPCDLVVEAVAERIDIKTALLKDLEAVVRDDCIIATNTSSLSVTAFAAAARLPGRVAGFHFFNPAPLMKIVEVIGGVLTDESVVETLLAIGQRMGHFAVRASDTPGFIVNHAGRGYTTEALRIVQEGIAGFADIDRIMTETVGFRMGPFELLDLTGLDVSHPAMEAIYRQYYEEPRYRPVVITAQRQTGGLLGRKTGRGFYAYPDGKIERPAEPVAPTAPEGATIWISQRYPRAAVLLQEALAAVGATLEAGERPSADAVILLTPLGEDCTTAALAEGVDPARAVAVDCLFGLEKRRTLMRNPAARPEIATAAHGLLAAGGHAVTVINDSPGFVAQRIAAGIVNIGTDMAQQRVAQPEDIDRAVELGLGYPKGPLKLGNAIGPERVLAVLEAMYGFYGDPRYRPSPWLKRRARLGLDLYARD, from the coding sequence ATGGCCATCGATCCGCAGTCTCCGAGCCTCACGATCGGCATCGTGGGTGCCGGTGTCATGGGCCGCGGCATCGCCCAGGTGGCCGCTGAGGCCGGCATCACCGTGCTGCTCGCCGACGCGCGCAGGGGCGCGGGCGAGGAAGCCCGCGATTTCTGCGCGGGGCTGATCCGCCGGAAGGTCGACAAGGGCCAGCTCACCGCGGCCGAGGCAGATGCCACCATCGCGCGTATCCAGCCAACGAATGCGGGTCCCGAGAGCGGCTACGGCCCTTTCGCGCCCTGTGATCTCGTGGTGGAGGCGGTCGCCGAGCGGATCGACATCAAGACGGCGCTTCTGAAAGATCTGGAGGCCGTGGTGCGCGACGATTGCATCATTGCCACCAATACCTCCTCCCTGTCCGTGACGGCCTTCGCGGCTGCGGCGCGTTTGCCCGGCCGCGTCGCTGGCTTCCACTTCTTCAATCCGGCACCGCTGATGAAGATCGTCGAGGTCATCGGCGGCGTCCTGACGGACGAATCTGTGGTCGAGACGCTGCTCGCCATCGGGCAGCGCATGGGCCACTTCGCGGTGCGCGCCAGCGACACGCCGGGCTTCATCGTCAACCACGCCGGGCGCGGCTATACCACCGAGGCGCTGCGCATCGTCCAGGAGGGTATCGCCGGTTTCGCCGACATCGACCGCATCATGACGGAGACCGTCGGCTTCCGCATGGGCCCGTTCGAACTGCTCGATCTCACCGGCCTCGACGTCTCGCATCCCGCCATGGAGGCGATCTACCGCCAGTATTACGAGGAGCCGCGTTACCGCCCAGTCGTCATCACGGCGCAGCGCCAGACCGGCGGTCTGCTCGGCCGCAAAACCGGCCGGGGGTTCTACGCTTATCCGGATGGCAAGATCGAACGGCCCGCCGAGCCGGTTGCGCCCACCGCGCCCGAGGGGGCGACTATCTGGATCAGCCAACGCTACCCGAGGGCCGCGGTGCTCCTACAGGAGGCGTTGGCAGCTGTCGGCGCGACATTGGAAGCGGGCGAGCGCCCCAGCGCAGACGCGGTGATCCTTCTCACCCCGCTGGGCGAGGATTGCACCACGGCGGCGCTGGCGGAGGGCGTCGATCCCGCCCGCGCGGTTGCCGTTGATTGCCTGTTCGGACTGGAGAAGCGGCGCACCCTCATGCGCAATCCGGCGGCGCGGCCTGAGATTGCCACGGCGGCGCATGGTCTTCTCGCGGCGGGCGGCCATGCAGTCACGGTCATCAACGACAGTCCCGGCTTCGTTGCCCAGCGCATAGCGGCCGGGATCGTCAATATCGGCACCGACATGGCGCAGCAGCGGGTGGCGCAGCCGGAGGATATCGATCGGGCGGTGGAGCTCGGGCTCGGCTATCCTAAAGGCCCCCTTAAGCTTGGCAACGCTATCGGGCCCGAGCGCGTGCTCGCGGTCCTCGAGGCCATGTATGGCTTCTACGGCGATCCGCGCTACCGGCCGAGCCCCTGGCTGAAGCGCCGGGCGAGGTTGGGACTCGATCTGTACGCGCGAGACTGA
- a CDS encoding IclR family transcriptional regulator — MRRREIALAVPEGEGGNCRDPQFVTALARGLDVLRAFRRDDPPLGNQELAQRTGLPKATVSRLTYTLSSLGFLTYAPVTAKYTLSIRALALGFTALGSMSVRDVARPHMQALADETGVSVALGARDGTSMVYIEHCRGASPLHMGIEVGSHISLARSAMGRAFLAGLDLAERAQLMETMSHRDNWAEIRQGVEDTLAAYAERGFTLLIGDWRPEINAVGVPLVLGSGGSLTFALNCCGPAVLLSRDDLIERIGPRLVAVADAVRDAMYRE, encoded by the coding sequence ATGCGCAGGCGGGAAATCGCGCTGGCTGTGCCTGAGGGCGAAGGCGGCAACTGCCGTGATCCGCAATTCGTCACCGCGCTTGCGCGCGGTCTTGATGTGCTGCGCGCCTTTCGCCGTGACGATCCGCCTCTTGGCAATCAGGAGCTCGCGCAGCGCACCGGTTTGCCGAAAGCGACGGTTTCGCGTCTGACCTACACCCTGAGCAGCCTTGGCTTTCTGACCTACGCGCCGGTGACGGCGAAATATACCCTCTCCATCAGGGCGCTGGCGCTGGGCTTCACGGCGCTCGGCAGCATGAGCGTCCGTGATGTCGCGCGTCCGCATATGCAGGCGCTCGCTGATGAAACCGGGGTGTCTGTGGCGCTTGGCGCGCGGGACGGCACCTCGATGGTCTATATCGAGCATTGCCGTGGCGCTAGCCCGCTGCATATGGGCATCGAGGTCGGATCCCATATCAGCCTGGCGCGTTCGGCGATGGGGCGGGCTTTTCTCGCGGGGCTTGATCTCGCGGAGCGCGCGCAGCTCATGGAAACAATGAGCCACCGCGACAACTGGGCGGAAATCCGCCAGGGTGTCGAGGACACGCTTGCAGCCTATGCCGAGCGTGGCTTCACATTGCTGATTGGAGACTGGCGGCCTGAGATCAATGCTGTCGGCGTGCCGCTCGTCCTGGGCAGCGGCGGCTCGCTGACCTTCGCGCTCAATTGCTGCGGGCCTGCGGTCCTGCTCTCGCGGGACGATCTGATCGAACGGATAGGGCCACGGCTTGTGGCTGTGGCGGATGCCGTCCGCGATGCGATGTATAGGGAATGA